A region from the Cannabis sativa cultivar Pink pepper isolate KNU-18-1 chromosome 9, ASM2916894v1, whole genome shotgun sequence genome encodes:
- the LOC115707924 gene encoding uncharacterized protein LOC115707924 — protein MTMKLKNVKKNKESKIQETQKDELLKAKNSVLLQRKTRRKMIVRDSSEDEETPGQEKEICSTKRKRSLRKKASRSKTPIPISLTPISNSPTVNTRSKTPQISITMPTIDSPALNTRGSLRRRSIGSSPVLDDVAPPLEEPMEKKKRGETKMKSVATSSEGRLPVKFNALGQPIGKASISLSSFLGPLVREVVPVTLPDWRKITLGMKEVLWRSIQARYIVDKEWKKNYIFQSMGDLWRASKSRLVAKIKKAPNEHERLKLKPDNIKTVIEWRAFIKEKTSLEFQAKSDKFKEIRNKRLPHTCSRKGYARLIDDMMNSSAKNEEPSRVDVWTKAHTKKNGEPVNSYVAETFDILGDSSLPSKTPKEKGDLLSNILGPEKGSYVRGYGKGVTKTKLAIASEKEEHICRIENEYKELKEKVAVMEQLINSFINSKSHSNLSGEQSNAHNRPTRGDVGIQGQKCDLLDWTGSGNIVAVGYFISDDPQDSVLGVPLGPFAMKVGVDFVREPNAFLWRPTSGLTCIEESVGNIIAWPADRNLNWSLMLMRCKQAVWKGFYIVKIMNDGDSATMVQFNFKKINVVFAWKNLIDIT, from the exons ATGACCATGAAGCTGAAAAACGTCAAGAAGAATAAAGAGAGCAAGATACAAGAGACACAAAAAGATGAACTTCTCAAAGCTAAAAACTCT GTATTGCTACAAAGGAAGACACGTCGAAAAATGATAGTGAGAGACTCTTCTGAAGATGAGGAAACACCCGGACAAGAGAAAGAGATATGTTCCACTAAGAGAAAGAGATCTCTTAGGAAGAAAGCCTCTCGGTCCAAAACACCCATTCCAATATCTCTTACTCCCATCTCAAATTCTCCAACAGTAAATACTAGGTCCAAAACACCTCAAATTTCTATTACAATGCCTACCATAGACTCCCCTGCACTAAACACTAGGGGCTCTTTAAGAAGGAGGTCCATAGGCTCGTCACCTGTTCTTGATGATGTTGCTCCCCCTTTAGAAGAGCCtatggaaaagaaaaaaagaggtgAAACTAAAATGAAATCAGTTGCTACAAGTAGTGAGGGTCGATTACCGGTCAAATTCAACGCATTGGGCCAACCAATTGGAAAAGCATCAATTAGCTTATCCTCATTTTTGGGACCACTTGTGAGGGAAGTCGTACCAGTAACTTTACCTGATTGGAGAAAGATTACTCTTGGAATGAAGGAGGTTTTGTGGAGATCAATTCAG GCACGATATATAGTTGACAAAGAATGGAAGAAAAACTATATATTTCAGTCCATGGGTGATCTTTGGAGAGCTTCTAAATCAAGGTTGGTTGCTAAAATCAAAAAAGCGCCAAATGAACACGAAAGGCTGAAATTAAAGCCTGACAACATCAAAACTGTAATTGAGTGGAGGGCGTTCATCAAAGAGAAAACCAGTTTGGAATTTCAG gcCAAAAGTGACAAGTTCAAAGAGATAAGAAATAAACGACTTCCCCATACTTGTAGCCGCAAAGGATATGCTCGATTAATCGATGATatg ATGAATAGTAGTGCAAAAAATGAAGAACCTTCGAGAGTTGATGTGTGGACTAAggcacacacaaaaaaaaatggagAACCTGTCAATTCCTATGTTGCTGAAACTTTC GATATATTAGGTGATTCTTCATTACCTTCTAAGACTCCAAAGGAAAAAGGAGATCTTCTTTCAAATATATTAGGTCCTGAAAAGGGTTCCTATGTGAGAGGTTATGGTAAAGGAGTTACCAAAACTAAGTTAGCAATTGCATCGGAAAAAGAAGAACATATATGTAGAATTGAAAATGAGTATAAAGAGTTAAAAGAAAAAGTGGCTGTTATGGAGCAATTGATTAACTCTTTCATAAATTCCAag TCTCATTCTAACTTGAGCGGAGAGCAGTCCAATGCACATAATCGTCCTACACGG GGTGATGTTGGAATTCAAGGCCAAAAGTGCGACCTTTTGGATTGGACTGGTTCTGGGAATATTGTTGCTGTTGGATATTTCATTTCAGATGATCCACAAGATTCAGTTCTTGGTGTTCCTCTTGGACCATTTGCCATGAAGGTTGGTGTTGATTTTGTAAGGGAACCTAATGCATTTCTATGGAGGCCTACTTCAGGATTAACTTGCATTGAAGAAAGCGTTGGAAATATTATTGCTTGGCCGGCTGACAga AACTTGAATTGGTCTCTTATGTTGATGAGGTGTAAACAAGCAGTTTGGAAAGGATTTTACATTGTCAAGATAATGAACGATGGGGATTCCGCAACAATGGTGCAATTTAACTTCAAGAAGATTAATGTGGTGTTTGCTTGGAAGAACCTAATAGACATTACATAa
- the LOC133031219 gene encoding uncharacterized protein LOC133031219 — protein MGVFRGGWRGFSWVSLCCRSGWYVGEEEVRKKKTMQSSLEEERLGFFVLQLSAPKDNRWCFVKTGKSSLEQISKVYGNQAVVVSIDPRRVYINDPNDVEFKTVRVTNRGPNGEEFACLIILCSWKSIGGAIDSFTETFGRASNEYKEGARSFVETIEKEANYPEKLLCPCKFCRNLSHQKVNLLYEHLVINGIDPTYTIWFHHGEEAPRSDDIEEMNSFDAFNLFSATNIDVCDSEEPVEGPDDNFIKKLEDAQIALYPQCTNYTKLSAIIALYKVKTTNGWSDKSFDEILNLFHDMLPCDNVLLKSTYSVRKYLQTFDLGYEKIHACVNNCCLFRKDKEKLEECPTCGTSRWATDKLTNKVRKGIPAKVLRYFPIIPRFKRMFKSERMAKDLRWHHNNKSNDGKMRHPVDSVAWELVNERWPAFSKEERNLRLGLSTDGFNPFSNLSSKHSVWPVMIVMYNLPPWLCMKKENILLSLLIPGPKQPGNDIDVYLEPLIEDLNTLWNEGVELHDAFVNKTFTLRAILMWTIQDFPAYGNLAGCKTKGYCSCPLCGNDTHLEWLKHSSKFSFRGHRKFLPTNHHFRTKKNWFDGKEEHSHAPRIMNGSTIFEHLKNFANVWGKSKSKKRKRSSDDQERWKKRSIFFELPYWKELHVRHNLDVMHIEKNVCESIINTLLNVAGKTKDGLKARLDLQEMGIRSGLHPQERGTKKYLPPAIHTLSKDEKHLFCERLSLLKVPDGYSSNIQNCVSLEECKLTGLKSHDCHILMQQLLPMLLKHYACLRDSFHRPFLML, from the exons ATGGGGGTTTTTAGAggtggttggcgagggttttCGTGGGTTTCTCTCTGCTGTAGAAGTGGCTGGTATGttggagaagaagaagtgaggaagaagaagacgatGCAGAG TAGCCTTGAAGAAGAAAGGCTAGGTTTCTTCGTGCTTCAGCTCAGCGCCCCCAAGGATAATCGCTGGTGCTTC GTAAAAACTGGAAAGAGCAGTTTGGAACAGATATCTAAAGTTTATGGAAATCAA GCTGTGGTTGTAAGCATTGATCCCCGTAGAGTCTACATCAATGATCCCAATGATGTGGAGTTTAAGACTGTAAGGGTCACAAATAGAG GTCCAAATGGTGAAGAATTTGCATG CTTGATCATTCTCTGTTCGTGGAAATCGATCGGTGGGGCAATCGATTCATTCACGGAGACTTTTGGCAG AGCCTCAAATGAGTATAAGGAAGGTGCTAGGAGTTTTGTAGAGACAATAGAGAAAGAGGCTAATTATCCAGAAAAGTTATTATGTCCATGTAAATTTTGTCGAAACTTAAGTCACCAAAAGGTCAATTTGCTTTATGAGCACTTGGTCATAAATGGAATTGATCCTACATACACAATTTGGTTTCATCACGGGGAAGAAGCACCTAGAAGTGATGATATTGAGGAAATGAATTCTTTTGATGCTTTTAATTTGTTTAGTGCTACAAATATTGATGTTTGTGATTCTGAAGAACCTGTAGAAGGCCCTGATGACAACTTCatcaaaaaattagaagatgCACAAATCGCATTATATCCACAGTGCACAAATTACACTAAGTTGTCAGCTATTATTGCTTTATATAAGGTTAAGACAACTAATGGATGGTCTGACAAGAGTTTTGATGAGATTCTCAATCTTTTTCATGATATGCTTCCATGTGATAACGTGCTTCTCAAGTCCACGTACTCAGTTAGGAAATATCTTCAAACATTTGACTTAGGATATGAAAAGATTCATGCTTGTGTAAATAATTGTTGTTTGTTTAGAAAagataaggagaagttagaagAATGTCCAACATGTGGAACTTCTCGTTGGGCGACAGATAAACTTACTAACAAGGTTCGAAAAGGTATTCCAGCAAAAGTTTTGAGGTATTTTCCTATAATTCCAAGGTTCAAACGAATGTTTAAATCTGAAAGAATGGCTAAGGATTTACGATGGCATCACAATAATAAGAGTAACGATGGGAAAATGCGTCACCCGGTAGATTCTGTTGCTTGGGAATTAGTGAATGAGAGATGGCCTGCTTTTTCCAAAGAAGAACGAAATCTCAGACTTGGACTTTCTACCGATGGTTTTAATCCTTTTAGTAATTTGAGTAGTAAACATAGTGTTTGGCCTGTGATGATCGTTATGTATAACTTACCCCCATGGTTATgcatgaaaaaagaaaatattttattgtcaTTGTTAATTCCAGGACCGAAGCAACCTGGGAATGACATTGATGTATATTTAGAACCACTCATCGAGGACTTGAATACATTATGGAATGAGGGAGTTGAGCTCCATGATGCTTTTGTAAACAAAACTTTTACATTGAGAGCAATTTTGATGTGGACCATCCAAGATTTTCCAGCCTATGGGAACCTTGCTGGATGTAAAACTAAAGGGTATTGTAGTTGTCCTTTATGTGGTAACGATACACATTTAGAGTGGCTTAAGCATAGCTCAAAGTTTTCATTTCGAGGCCATCGAAAATTTCTTCCAACAAACCATCATTTTCGAACTAAAAAGAATTGGTTTGATGGAAAAGAAGAGCATAGCCATGCACCAAGGATAATGAATGGGAGCACAATTTTTGAACATCTCAAAAATTTTGCAAATGTATGGGGTAAATCCAagtcaaagaaaagaaaaaggagtAGTGATGATCAAGAAAGGTGGAAAAAACGATCAATCTTTTTTGAGTTACCTTATTGGAAAGAGTTACATGTTCGTCACAATTTGGATGTGATGCACATAGAGAAGAATGTGTGTGAAAGCATCATTAATACACTGCTAAATGTGGCTGGTAAGACAAAAGATGGACTAAAAGCTCGGTTAGATTTACAAGAAATGGGTATTAGGAGTGGACTACACCCTCAAGAGCGAGGGACTAAGAAGTATCTTCCTCCAGCCATACATACACTATCAAAGGACGAGAAACACTTATTTTGTGAACGTTTGTCCTTGTTAAAAGTACCCGATGGGTATAGTTCAAATATTCAAAATTGTGTTTCATTGGAAGAATGCAAGCTTACGGGCCTTAAGTCACATGATTGTCACATATTGATGCAACAATTACTACCTATG TTGCTGAAACATTATGCTTGCTTGAGAGATTCTTTCCACCGTCCTTTTTTGATGTTATGA
- the LOC115722833 gene encoding probable aspartic proteinase GIP2, translating to MASPYHFMLFISLLFPIIISSSSAQTTSFRPKSLILPVTKDASTLQYTTVITQGTPPIQVKVIIDLGGEFLWTVCDQANRSSTYKIVRCRSAQCNLGDLKSCDTANNCMESPTNTVINLGSSDYFSQDTLSIQSSDKSNPGRLVSIPKFLFSCAPTLLLEGLASGVKGLAALGWNVLSLPLQFSAAFSFPRKFALCLSSSTSANGVVLFGDGPYMLGPGIDVSKLLTYTPLIRNPINLVGGFFGVSEPSAEYFIGVKSIKIGGKTVPVNTTLLSINKEGEGGTKISTVFPYSSLETSIHKAVVDAFVKALGNVTRVAAVAPFSACFSAKSFVSTRTGPGVPLIEFVLQSEKVVWRINGANSMVFVNKDVVCLGFVDGGPLRFVDWGIKFTRTAIVIGGHQIEDNLIQIDLAASRLGFSSSLLATQTTCSNFNFTSAANN from the coding sequence ATGGCTTCTCCGTACCATTTCATGCTCTTCATCTCTCTTCTCTTTCCCATCATAATATCCTCTTCTTCAGCCCAAACGACATCGTTCCGACCCAAATCTCTCATACTTCCAGTAACCAAAGATGCCTCTACTCTCCAATACACCACCGTTATTACTCAAGGAACACCCCCAATTCAGGTCAAAGTAATCATTGACCTGGGCGGTGAATTCCTCTGGACTGTTTGCGATCAAGCAAACAGGTCCTCAACCTACAAGATTGTCCGTTGCCGTTCAGCTCAGTGCAACCTAGGAGACTTGAAATCTTGTGATACAGCTAACAACTGTATGGAGAGTCCCACAAACACCGTAATCAACCTCGGAAGCTCAGACTATTTCTCTCAAGACACCCTTTCAATACAATCCAGTGATAAATCCAATCCAGGAAGACTCGTTTCGATCCCGAAATTTCTCTTCAGTTGTGCCCCTACTCTTCTCTTAGAAGGCCTAGCCAGTGGCGTAAAAGGCTTAGCCGCCCTTGGATGGAACGTGCTTTCGCTCCCTTTGCAGTTTTCAGCAGCTTTCAGTTTTCCAAGGAAATTCGCTCTATGCTTGTCCTCTTCAACCTCAGCTAACGGCGTCGTTTTATTCGGTGACGGACCTTATATGTTGGGTCCTGGTATTGATGTCTCTAAGCTACTCACTTATACTCCATTGATTCGCAATCCTATAAACCTTGTTGGGGGTTTCTTTGGTGTCAGCGAACCATCTGCCGAGTACTTCATCGGTGTAAAATCGATTAAGATCGGTGGAAAAACAGTGCCGGTGAACACTACCCTATTGTCCATTAACAAAGAAGGAGAAGGAGGAACGAAGATCAGTACCGTTTTTCCGTACAGTTCGTTGGAAACTTCCATACACAAGGCCGTAGTTGATGCATTCGTTAAAGCTCTGGGCAACGTAACTAGAGTTGCGGCAGTGGCTCCTTTCAGCGCATGCTTTAGTGCAAAGAGCTTTGTTAGCACCCGAACGGGGCCCGGTGTTCCGCTGATCGAGTTTGTGTTGCAGAGTGAGAAAGTTGTGTGGAGGATTAATGGTGCCAACTCCATGGTTTTTGTTAACAAGGATGTGGTGTGCCTGGGATTCGTTGATGGTGGTCCTCTTCGTTTTGTTGATTGGGGTATTAAGTTTACGAGAACTGCTATTGTGATTGGAGGGCATCAGATTGAGgacaatcttattcagattgaTTTGGCTGCTTCTAGGCTTGGTTTCAGTTCCTCTCTTCTCGCTACCCAAACCACTTGCTCAAACTTTAACTTTACCTCCGCTGCTAATAATTAA
- the LOC115723269 gene encoding probable aspartic proteinase GIP2, translating into MSSNSVHLLLLTSLLLLIISPTISQKISFRPKALVLPVTKDTATHQYIAHITQRTPPVQIKVAIDLGGEFLWVDCEKGFNSSTKKPVPCRSAQCNLAKSKSCSTNGNLSEDVCGEFPHNPFTSTSTSGDLSQDIIYIQSTNGSTPGKVVSVPKFLFTCAPTFILEGLSNGTVGVAGLGRNTIALPSLFSAAFSFPKKMAVCLSPTNGVVFFGNGPYELSPGIDVSKSLTYTPLILNPVNLIGGFQGESSSEYFIGVKSIKVDGKPVPVNTSLLSIDANGDGGTKISSVVPYTSLETSIYNSVVNAFVNALAQRNIRKVAAVAPFSACFNTKDIGFSQGGPIVPPIDFVLQSEKVVWRVSGANSMVRVSNDVLCLGFVDGGPLHFVDWGIKFTPTAIVIGGRQIEDILLQFDLASSRLGFTSSLLSRKLSCSTFDFKSSTN; encoded by the coding sequence ATGTCTTCCAACTCTGTCCACCTCCTTCTCTTAACCTCTCTCCTTCTACTAATTATCTCTCCCACCATATCCCAAAAAATATCATTCCGACCCAAAGCACTTGTTCTCCCAGTCACCAAAGACACCGCCACTCACCAATACATTGCCCACATCACGCAAAGGACCCCACCAGTTCAGATCAAAGTAGCCATTGATCTCGGCGGCGAATTCCTTTGGGTGGATTGCGAAAAGGGTTTCAACTCCTCAACCAAAAAGCCCGTACCATGCAGATCAGCTCAATGCAACCTTGCCAAGTCCAAGTCTTGCTCAACAAACGGTAACCTATCAGAAGATGTATGCGGTGAGTTTCCTCACAACCCTTTTACTAGCACAAGTACAAGTGGTGATCTTTCCCAAGACATCATCTATATCCAATCAACCAACGGCTCAACCCCTGGGAAAGTGGTTTCGGTACCCAAGTTTCTCTTCACTTGTGCTCCTACTTTCATCTTAGAAGGCCTCTCTAATGGCACCGTCGGTGTTGCCGGCCTCGGAAGGAACACAATCGCTCTTCCTTCTTTGTTCTCCGCTGCTTTCAGCTTTCCAAAAAAGATGGCGGTTTGCTTGTCACCCACAAACGGCGTCGTTTTCTTCGGAAATGGACCATACGAGTTGTCTCCTGGAATTGACGTTTCCAAGTCTTTAACATACACTCCGCTAATCCTCAACCCTGTAAATCTGATAGGAGGTTTCCAAGGCGAGTCATCATCAGAGTACTTCATCGGAGTGAAGTCAATTAAGGTTGACGGAAAGCCAGTACCGGTTAATACTTCTTTGCTATCTATTGATGCAAATGGCGATGGCGGAACTAAGATCAGCAGCGTTGTTCCGTACACAAGTTTGGAAACTTCCATATACAATTCAGTAGTGAATGCGTTTGTTAATGCGCTTGCTCAGCGTAACATCCGTAAGGTTGCGGCAGTGGCGCCTTTTAGCGCTTGCTTTAACACCAAGGACATTGGGTTCAGCCAAGGTGGGCCGATTGTTCCTCCGATTGATTTTGTGTTGCAGAGTGAGAAAGTGGTGTGGAGAGTTAGTGGTGCCAATTCTATGGTTAGGGTTAGTAATGATGTGTTGTGCCTTGGATTCGTTGATGGTGGTCCACTTCATTTCGTTGACTGGGGTATTAAGTTTACCCCAACTGCTATTGTTATTGGAGGGCGTCAAATTGAGGATATTCTTCTACAGTTTGATTTGGCTTCTTCAAGACTTGGTTTCACCTCTTCCCTTTTGTCTAGAAAGCTTTCTTGCTCCACCTTTGATTTCAAATCCAGCACTAATTAG
- the LOC115717410 gene encoding uncharacterized protein LOC115717410, translated as MYPFERHMKTLKAYVRNQARPEGCIAESYLADECMNFCNEFIKSTIGLNKKKHRNEEWVNDVLFEGRPISRKHDFTMTDEWLEIAHRYVLLNTSIVEPFLEMHKDELRKTNQIYARNSGLLWKRHVETFPKWLKEKVPIDKGEENDLLKWLAYGPRKQAISCTGFIINGQRFNVEDDKKTTQNSGVSIDATTMCRSSAKDQSQVADVVSYYGVLKEIILLDYHTFQIPLFRCLWANVPNGIRIEDGLTLVNLEESQSQFVKDPFILASQAKQVFYSRERDSSWHVVMMARPRGFYELEYYDRHEYMPIILENNIETRLDDVVEEDQYVRVDCEGTLV; from the exons ATGTATCCCTTTGAGAG ACATATGAAGACACTAAAAGCATATGTCAGAAATCAAGCAAGGCCTGAAGGTTGTATTGCAGAGTCCTATCTTGCAGATGAGTGTATGAATTTTTGTAATGAATTCATTAAGTCAACAATTGGGTTGAACAAAAAAAAGCATCGCAACGAAGAGTGGGTCAATGATGTGTTATTTGAGGGTCGTCCAATTTCTAGAAAGCATGACTTTACAATGACAGATGAGTGGTTAGAAATTGCACACCGATACGTTCTACTGAATACATCTATTGTGGAGCCTTTTCTAGA GATGCATAAGGACGAGTTAAGGAAAACCAACCAAATTTATGCAAGAAATAGTGGCTTGCTTTGGAAAAGGCATGTAGAGACATTTCCAAAATGGCTGAAGGAAAAG GTTCCTATTGATAAGGGTGAAGAAAATGATTTGTTGAAATGGTTAGCATATGGACCTAGGAAACAAGCAATATCTTGCACAGGATTCATCATCAATGGTCAAAGATTCAATGTAGAAGATGATAAAAAGACAACACAGAATAGTGGTGTTTCTATTGATGCAACAACCATGTGTAGATCCAGTGCTAAAGATCAATCACAAGTTGCAGATGTGGTTTCCTACTATGGAGTCCTAAAAGAGATAATCTTGTTAGATTATCACACATTTCAAATTCCACTTTTTAGATGTCTATGGGCTAATGTTCCTAATGGTATTAGGATCGAAGATGGCCTCACATTAGTTAACTTAGAGGAAAGTCAATCACAATTTGTTAAAGACCCTTTCATTTTAGCTTCACAAGCTAAACAAGTTTTCTACTCTAGAGAACGTGATTCTAGTTGGCATGTAGTAATGATGGCACGCCCAAGAGGATTTTATGAATTGGAATATTATGATAGGCATGAGTATATGCccatcattttagaaaataatattgaaaCTAGGTTGGATGATGTAGTTGAAGAAGACCAATATGTGAGAGTGGATTGTGAAGGCACCTTAGTTTGA